One genomic window of Glycine max cultivar Williams 82 chromosome 16, Glycine_max_v4.0, whole genome shotgun sequence includes the following:
- the LOC102667042 gene encoding uncharacterized protein — MSLTPTDILWYQPASDIGVIIDSCGEFPNVPLISTRGGITYNPTLARRQFGYPMKEKPNNFSLTGEFYLNHEDHAGMRLRFVRAWHTVRRLDRNQLGRRTGFVHGSYTQWVVDRASILGLPYPLPRHVSSTVPSPSLPVPFDNKEECNEQLIQMRLERDTWKRKYQELERENETLKGKLAQKDHELFVQNQRIIEKDDLLRRKDALLRQDSKRRRRFMDSLSSAHPDFEDPSTPGV, encoded by the coding sequence ATGTCCCTCACTCCAACTGATATCCTTTGGTACCAACCAGCTAGTGACATTGGAGTAATCATCGACAGTTGTGGAGAGTTTCCTAATGTACCCCTCATCAGTACACGTGGAGGAATCACTTACAACCCCACTCTTGCCAGACGCCAGTTTGGATACCCCATGAAGGAAAAACCTAACAACTTCTCCTTAACCGGTGAATTCTACCTCAACCACGAGGACCATGCAGGCATGAGATTGAGATTTGTGCGAGCCTGGCACACTGTTCGTAGGCTTGATAGGAATCAGTTAGGAAGAAGGACGGGTTTTGTACATGGATCCTATACTCAGTGGGTCGTCGACAGAGCTTCGATTCTTGGTTTACCCTACCCCCTACCCAGGCACGTATCCTCAACCGTTCCATCACCATCCTTACCTGTGCCCTTTGATAACAAAGAGGAATGCAATGAGCAGTTGATTCAAATGCGGCTTGAAAGGGATACTTGGAAGAGAAAATACCAGGAGCTCGAGCGTGAGAATGAGACCTTGAAGGGAAAGCTGGCACAGAAAGATCATGAGCTTTTCGTTCAGAATCAGAGGATAATTGAGAAGGATGACTTACTCCGTCGAAAGGACGCTTTGCTCAGACAAGATTCCAAGAGGAGAAGGAGGTTTATGGATTCGCTCTCTAGTGCACATCCGGATTTCGAGGACCCATCTACTCCGGGAGTTTGA
- the LOC102666918 gene encoding uncharacterized protein, whose translation MNFTKRNTQKYNFKDPDLTNLRKLGSLVVSPDDFRKRYGNLLSILKTNVEEGILNTLVQFYDPLYHCFTFPDYQLVPTLEEYSYLVDLPVSDKLPFSGLEPTPKPLTIAAALHLKTSDITSNLTTKGGFQGLTPSFLYQKAYTFAEAASTGAFEAILALLIYGLILFPNIDDFIDINRIQIFISGNPVPTLLANTYHSIHHRTQKKCGIITCCAPLLYKWFTLHLPQTHLFKTNPEKTRWP comes from the coding sequence ATGAACTTCACAAAGAGGAACACTCAGAAGTATAACTTCAAGGACCCGGATTTGACAAATTTAAGGAAGCTAGGATCCTTGGTAGTTAGTCCGGACGACTTCCGAAAACGCTACGGGAATTTGCTCAGCATCCTCAAGACAAACGTTGAAGAGGGGATCCTTAATACCTTGGTCCAGTTCTATGACCCTCTCTATCATTGTTTCACGTTCCCAGATTACCAGCTTGTCCCCACTTTGGAAGAATACTCCTACCTAGTCGACTTACCGGTGTCTGACAAGTTACCTTTCAGTGGCCTCGAACCAACTCCTAAACCTTTAACTATTGCCGCAGCTCTCCACCTCAAAACTTCCGACATAACCAGTAACCTTACTACCAAAGGAGGCTTCCAAGGCCTAACTCCCAGTTTCCTCTACCAAAAAGCCTACACCTTTGCCGAAGCCGCCAGTACCGGTGCCTTCGAAGCCATCCTTGCCCTACTCATCTATGGCCTTATACTCTTCCCTAACATCGACGATTTCATCGACATTAACAGAATCCAAATTTTCATATCCGGAAACCCTGTCCCCACCTTACTTGCAAACACCTACCATTCCATTCACCACAGAACACAAAAGAAATGCGGAATTATCACTTGTTGTGCACCTTTGCTATACAAGTGGTTTACTTTACATTTACCCCAAACCCACCTTTTCAAGACTAATCCAGAGAAAACCCGTTGGCCTTAG